CCCGCCAAATCATTATTGTAGGTATCATCTATCAGCAGAGAATCATTGACCCCTGGCTTCAGCGTCAATCTCATATCCACTGGTTTGAGATGATTTAAGCCTTGCTGGATCAACTCAGGCTTAAGACCTAATGTCATTGCGCCAACCAACACATGAGTGATATTTTCCAAAGAGGCCGGATCTGAAAATGGTACATGAAATGTCATAGTACTCAGATCTGACTTGATGAAGATAATTTTAGCTCCTACATCCTGAATTTTTATACTTCTCGTGTAGTCCGCTCCTGCCTTGTCAGACCAAGCGATCAATTTATCTGCCGAAAATTCCTGCTCAATGATACTTGCAGGAAGCTCTTGATCTTTGCAATAGACCAAAAAATCAGAGCCTTTAAATAGGCTTAGCTTTTCTAATATTTTACTTTCCTGACTGCTGAACCCTTCCTTATGGGCTGAACCTATATTAGTAAAGATCCCTAGGTTAGGTTGTATAATTCTTTCCAGGGCGGCCATTTCCCCTGTTTTTGATATCCCAGCTTCCAAAATGGCTACTTGATGCCCTGCATCAATCCCAAAAACTGATAAAGGTACTCCCACTTGGGAATTGTAGCTTTTCGGGCTTTTAGCTACCTGATACGCTTGACTTAGTACCTGACCCAGCCATTCTTTGACAATGGTTTTGCCATTGCTCCCTGTAATCGAAACAACAGGCTTTTCAAAATAACTTCTTTGGTACCGTGCTATTTCCTGAAGGGCCTTTCGAGTATCGTCTACCAAGACAAAATTGGCTTTAGCCAACAATTCTCTCTTCAATGAATTACCCTTGTGGACAATGAAATTGCGCACTCCCAGATCTATCAGTGCAGGAATAAAGTCTTGTCCTTTTGCTTTGGCACCTACCAGGGAAATGAAAAGTGTTTTTTCAGGATTGCTAACCTGCCGGGAGTCAATAGCTATTTGTGAAATCTTTTGGATGTGATCATTTTGTATCAACTCTCCACGAGTGATTTCTGCAATCTGATCTATGCTTAAAGCGCGTAGCATTTTACTCTGTTTGTTCCTTATTCTTTTTATTAAAAAATACCTGCTTGATCCATCTAGGCAAGAATAATGCCCCAAGGATCAGGTATGGATAATAGGAGAGGAGTCTCCACAATATGCTGGTAACAAAAGTATATTTTGTGAGAAATTCGGTAAAAAACTGCGCAAAGAAGAATTCCGCCGTGCCACTGGATCCAGGGGTAGGAGATATCATCATTACAATCCACATGATCACCTGACGGGCAAATACAATCACATGATCATTCAAATTCAAGGGGACAAAAGCTGAAATCAATGCATTGAGCATCAAATAACGCGAAGTCCAGATAAATATCGTTGCAAGAATTATCGGTCCCCAATAGTTTATTCTTTTTCCAGCCAACTCCTTTGAAGCCTCAATGATTTGATTACCATATTCGCTGGCATCATGCTTCCATTTGCTTAACCACTTAATGGAAAATACTTTGATAAGGACCCACTTAAACACCCTCGGTCTATAGAACAATGCAGCGGCCATCACAAGACTATAGGTAGCATATAAGGCATAACTAATCCAGAAAATCGCCTCCATACTATTCTGAAGCTGCGTTTCCAGAACCTTACTTTCAGGGAATATATTGCCCTTGGCAAAGAACAAAATAATCGGAGCTCCGATCACAAAGAAAAGATTATCCAAAATCGCTGTTACCATCACATAAGCGATGGCTCTGCCCAATTTGATCCCTTCCTTATTTAAAATAAAGATGGCTACGGCTGTTCCTCCCACTACTGAAGGCGTCACTGCAGAGGCAAATTCCCATAAAATGATCACATAAATGGCCCTAGTCCAACTGAGACTCCGATCTGTTACCTCTCGGATTCTGTAGACATAGCCTGCATCTCGAAATAGGATCACCAAAATGGCCAAAAATATCCAAGGCAAAGAAGCATCAAAAACTACATCCAGGGTATCCGCATTAATGGACGGATCAAAATAGAACATCCCAAACACGATCCCCAAGCCAATGATGATTGGAAACCAAACTTTGTTTGGGTTAAGGGTTTGAAAGATTTTTTTGTTGTCCAACTTCATACTTAGCCTGCGGGGATTGGCTCAGTTTTTTCCACCCAAAAATTATTAAAGCCTTCACCGATAATGATGGTCACTTTTGAAAGCTGAAGTAATTCTAGGATAGCCAGAAAGGTATAAATCACAAAAATTTTATCTGGTTTGTAGGTGATAAATTCTGAAAACGGAACTTGCTTTTTAAAACTGATTTTTTCCAGGACAAAATCTTTTTGTTGTTCGATGGTATAAGGATACTGAATCACCGTGTGGGTAGTTTCATCCCTTCTAGAGGCAAACTTAGCCATACTTTTTTGAAACACTTTCAGAAGCTTGTATAGATCTACGTGTTGCATCTCTGCATCCACATCCTCCACCTTGCTAAGCTGCTGAAGCTCAAACATCAGGTTTCCTCTTTTTTCTTTAGAAAGTCTTTCCTCCTCAAGGTCTGCCAGCTCTTGAATTACTGATTTATACTTTTTGTATTCCAAAAGGTTTCTGATCAACTCTTCCCTAGGGTCAATTTCCTCCCCTTCCTCATTTAATTCAGGCCTTGGAAGCAACAGTTTGGATTTGATTCTCATTAGGGTGGCCGCGAAGAGAATAAATTCACTAGCTACCTCAATTTCCATTTGTTCCAAATGATGCAGGTAATCCAGGAAATCATTTGTTATCTTGGAGATAGGAATATCATATATATCCAATTCGTCCCGCTCGATGAAGAATAACATCAGATCAAACGGGCCTTCGAAAAGCGGTAATTTGATTTCGAAACTCAAGGGATATTTAAATTATTGGTTAATTTTGCAACCTTGTAGCCAAAGATATTCAATTAAGCGTAAATTAATTGGACTTACGTGAAAGAATGAGAAAAGGTGTCAAAAGTTTTCGGCACTGGTTTTGGAACAAAAGTCTTCCAGAATAGTTATTTCATTCTGACACATGAACACCAAACAATGTTGATTCAACCCGGAGAATTATTAGCACAAATCAACAGCCCAGCGGATCTCAAGAAATTTCCGAAAGAAAAGCTGGTTCAAATTTGTGACGAGTTAAGACAATATATTGTTGATAATGTCTCCGTATATGGTGGGCATTTCGGCGCCAGTCTTGGAGTGGTAGAGCTGACTGTAGCATTACACTATATACTTAATACCCCTGAAGATCAATTGGTTTGGGATGTTGGCCATCAAGCTTATGGTCATAAAATCCTAACGGGAAGAAGGGATCAGTTTCATACCAACCGGGTTTATGGTGGTATCTCTGGATTTCCAAAAAGGAAAGAAAGTGAATACGATACTTTTGGTGTTGGGCACTCCAGCACATCGATATCTGCTGCCTTAGGAATGGCTGTTGCCTCCAAATACAAAGGCATCAAACAAAAACAGCACGTTGCTGTCATCGGAGATGGCTCCATGACTGGAGGAATGGCTTTTGAAGCTATGAACCATGCAGGAGTAAGCGATTCCAACCTCCTAATCATCCTAAATGATAACTGTATGTCCATAGACCCTAATGTTGGGGCTTTAAAGGACTATTTGACGGATATTACTACATCTCATACGTATAATAAAGTCAAAGATGAAGTTTGGAAGTTATTGGGCAAGTTCAGCAAATTTGGAACTAGTGCTCAAGATGTTATTTCAAAAGTAGAAGGGGCAATTAAGTCTGCTGTTTTAAATCAAAGCAATCTTTTTGAATCCTTAAACCTTCGATATTTTGGTCCTGTGGATGGCCATGATGTAA
Above is a window of Algoriphagus machipongonensis DNA encoding:
- a CDS encoding segregation and condensation protein A; this translates as MSFEIKLPLFEGPFDLMLFFIERDELDIYDIPISKITNDFLDYLHHLEQMEIEVASEFILFAATLMRIKSKLLLPRPELNEEGEEIDPREELIRNLLEYKKYKSVIQELADLEEERLSKEKRGNLMFELQQLSKVEDVDAEMQHVDLYKLLKVFQKSMAKFASRRDETTHTVIQYPYTIEQQKDFVLEKISFKKQVPFSEFITYKPDKIFVIYTFLAILELLQLSKVTIIIGEGFNNFWVEKTEPIPAG
- a CDS encoding lysylphosphatidylglycerol synthase transmembrane domain-containing protein produces the protein MKLDNKKIFQTLNPNKVWFPIIIGLGIVFGMFYFDPSINADTLDVVFDASLPWIFLAILVILFRDAGYVYRIREVTDRSLSWTRAIYVIILWEFASAVTPSVVGGTAVAIFILNKEGIKLGRAIAYVMVTAILDNLFFVIGAPIILFFAKGNIFPESKVLETQLQNSMEAIFWISYALYATYSLVMAAALFYRPRVFKWVLIKVFSIKWLSKWKHDASEYGNQIIEASKELAGKRINYWGPIILATIFIWTSRYLMLNALISAFVPLNLNDHVIVFARQVIMWIVMMISPTPGSSGTAEFFFAQFFTEFLTKYTFVTSILWRLLSYYPYLILGALFLPRWIKQVFFNKKNKEQTE